In Microvirga terrae, a single window of DNA contains:
- a CDS encoding Crp/Fnr family transcriptional regulator, with protein sequence MPELSPFSIRNRLLAALSAGDFALIRPHLEPILLNQSDVIIQAHAPIEHVYFLEAGVTSVVTRTERGRRIEIGLVGRDGFAGVPVLLGADRTPHETFMQIGGAALRIEADAFRHALEQSPSLQKLLLRFVQVFHLQTAQTAACNGSHPVVRRLARWLLMCRDRLDGDELPLTHEFIAVMLGVRRPGVTEALQMLETAQAIRAERRNIVVLDRRKLEETAGDGYGGPEAEYERLIGPLR encoded by the coding sequence ATGCCCGAGCTATCCCCATTTTCTATTCGTAATCGTTTACTGGCAGCGCTGTCGGCTGGCGACTTCGCTCTCATCCGGCCCCATCTTGAGCCTATTCTCTTAAACCAGAGTGACGTGATCATTCAGGCCCATGCGCCCATCGAGCACGTCTACTTCCTGGAGGCCGGCGTGACCTCCGTCGTGACCCGCACGGAGCGCGGCCGCCGGATCGAGATCGGTCTTGTCGGCCGGGACGGCTTTGCCGGCGTGCCGGTTCTCCTGGGCGCCGACCGGACGCCGCACGAAACCTTCATGCAGATCGGCGGAGCGGCCTTGCGCATCGAGGCCGATGCCTTCCGGCACGCCCTGGAGCAGAGCCCGTCCTTGCAGAAGCTTCTGCTTCGCTTTGTTCAGGTGTTCCACCTCCAGACAGCCCAGACGGCCGCCTGCAATGGCTCCCACCCTGTCGTGAGGCGGCTGGCTCGCTGGCTGTTGATGTGCCGCGACCGGCTTGATGGCGACGAGCTGCCGCTCACGCATGAGTTCATCGCCGTGATGCTGGGCGTGCGCCGCCCCGGCGTGACGGAGGCCCTCCAGATGCTGGAGACGGCGCAGGCAATCCGGGCCGAACGGCGCAACATTGTCGTGCTCGACCGCCGCAAGCTCGAAGAGACCGCAGGCGACGGCTACGGTGGTCCGGAAGCCGAATATGAGCGCCTGATCGGGCCCCTGCGCTAG
- a CDS encoding diguanylate cyclase yields MRHRLGNAGSFGRIGGEEFMLLLPGLDIGEAEELLHRLHADIPLLPRGSGRSSIVYTASAGLTAASASDSAEAIVHRADQALYLAKSAGRDRITTLTRETELAGRIA; encoded by the coding sequence GTGCGGCACCGCCTTGGAAACGCCGGCTCGTTCGGCCGGATCGGTGGTGAGGAGTTCATGCTGCTCCTGCCGGGCTTGGACATCGGCGAGGCGGAGGAACTGCTTCACAGGCTCCATGCGGACATCCCACTCCTGCCGCGCGGCAGCGGCCGGTCGAGCATCGTCTACACGGCCAGCGCCGGGCTCACTGCTGCGTCCGCCTCGGATAGCGCCGAGGCGATTGTGCACCGGGCAGATCAGGCCCTTTATCTCGCCAAGTCGGCGGGACGCGACCGGATCACGACCCTGACACGCGAGACGGAGCTGGCCGGCAGGATCGCCTGA
- a CDS encoding recombinase family protein, translating into MAPSPSPQRLIGYARVSTEEQATDAQLDELKAAGCEVIHQEHGSGASRARPVLSRLIREISKGEVLVVVRLDRLARSVSHLLEVIETLEEKGAHFKSLRDPIDTSTPQGMFSLQVLGAVAQLERSLISERTKAGVKAAVAKGKRPGNPGLREGRPEAIRKTALARDRVYLGDLLTAADSFLPVVRQMRPDHSWRDVVQVLNARGQRWTDQSLRRAVNRLVTERMAEPELLRKAGRRPPDDRIMTLIAGIAISNPNLTLREIGAQLEGMRERTPRGGREWKASSVKFQLDRARKMGLAVPEIQ; encoded by the coding sequence ATGGCCCCCTCCCCTTCCCCCCAGCGTCTGATTGGATACGCCCGCGTCTCAACCGAGGAGCAGGCAACAGACGCTCAGCTCGACGAACTCAAGGCTGCCGGCTGCGAGGTCATTCATCAGGAACACGGGTCCGGCGCCTCCCGGGCTCGGCCGGTTCTCTCCCGGCTCATCCGCGAGATCTCAAAGGGCGAAGTCCTCGTGGTCGTTCGGCTCGATCGCTTGGCCCGGTCGGTCAGCCATCTGCTCGAGGTGATCGAGACGCTTGAGGAGAAAGGCGCCCACTTCAAATCCCTCAGGGATCCAATCGACACGTCGACACCGCAAGGCATGTTCTCTCTGCAGGTCTTGGGCGCCGTCGCTCAGCTGGAGCGATCGCTCATCTCGGAGCGCACGAAGGCTGGCGTGAAGGCGGCAGTGGCTAAGGGGAAGAGGCCGGGGAACCCCGGTTTGCGTGAGGGACGGCCGGAGGCAATCCGCAAGACTGCCCTCGCCCGCGACCGCGTCTATCTGGGCGACCTATTGACGGCAGCCGATTCCTTTCTTCCCGTTGTCCGTCAGATGCGGCCGGACCACAGCTGGCGAGATGTCGTGCAGGTGCTGAATGCACGAGGCCAGCGGTGGACGGATCAAAGCCTCCGAAGGGCGGTCAACCGATTGGTCACCGAGCGGATGGCTGAGCCGGAATTGTTACGGAAAGCCGGAAGGCGGCCGCCGGACGACCGAATTATGACTCTCATCGCTGGCATTGCGATTTCTAACCCGAACCTCACCCTGCGTGAGATCGGCGCTCAGCTGGAAGGAATGCGGGAGCGGACGCCACGCGGCGGGAGAGAATGGAAGGCCAGCTCGGTCAAATTCCAACTCGACCGGGCTCGCAAAATGGGCCTCGCGGTCCCTGAAATCCAGTGA
- a CDS encoding PRC-barrel domain-containing protein, translating into MRLSAIFLLVTLAWSGVAHGQSTPPASSAPKFITISNNALLSSRLIGLNVQSASGKEMGKIEDVVFEGGQIIGVVLSVGELLGSSQRYVAVDPSAISIRYTEGENKWQATMNADLEQLKSAPEFRYEGKWKR; encoded by the coding sequence ATGCGCTTATCTGCGATTTTCCTTCTCGTCACTCTCGCTTGGTCAGGTGTCGCTCATGGTCAGAGCACCCCGCCAGCCTCAAGTGCACCCAAGTTCATTACGATTAGCAACAATGCCCTTCTGAGTTCACGGCTGATCGGCCTGAACGTCCAGAGCGCCAGCGGGAAAGAGATGGGCAAGATTGAGGACGTTGTCTTCGAGGGCGGCCAGATCATCGGAGTTGTGCTATCGGTTGGAGAGCTCCTGGGCAGCAGCCAGCGCTATGTGGCTGTGGACCCATCCGCGATTTCGATCCGGTACACAGAAGGCGAGAATAAATGGCAGGCGACCATGAACGCGGATCTTGAGCAGCTGAAATCTGCCCCGGAGTTCCGCTACGAAGGCAAGTGGAAGCGCTGA
- a CDS encoding DUF6894 family protein, whose amino-acid sequence MSQDPKKPSQRQDLKRWDDEGGAPRSHRSRKPHPPSKGEPALYYFNVRTEGGVIEDPEGEVYSDLQAMRVAATAKVRDMIAEGDQKGEDRRGWQIEIMDRANQPVLTMMFSEALDPRPSG is encoded by the coding sequence ATGAGCCAAGATCCTAAGAAGCCAAGCCAGCGTCAGGATCTCAAACGGTGGGATGATGAGGGCGGTGCGCCCCGATCTCACCGTTCGCGAAAGCCGCACCCTCCATCCAAGGGAGAGCCGGCTCTCTACTACTTCAACGTCCGGACCGAGGGCGGTGTGATCGAGGATCCCGAAGGGGAGGTGTATTCTGACCTTCAGGCTATGCGAGTTGCTGCCACCGCTAAGGTTCGCGACATGATCGCAGAAGGGGATCAAAAGGGCGAGGATCGGCGAGGCTGGCAGATCGAGATCATGGACAGAGCCAATCAGCCCGTCTTGACGATGATGTTCTCGGAAGCGCTGGATCCCAGGCCGAGTGGTTAG
- a CDS encoding heme-binding beta-barrel domain-containing protein, with the protein MTPSPMTALTDVFTEPSDVDPETLNNLGPLRRLAGRWRARKGVDLNPKADGPERRVFIETIDFQAIDPQTNGPQLLYGLRYHIHITTEEEDITFHDQVGYWLWEPATGLVMQTIAIPRGQVALAAGQTTPDSDEIVVTATRGQTGYGICSTTFLEQAFRTDTYKITITFHPDGSWSYVTDTELLVHGRDTPFAHQDRNTLHRVGEARPNPLALILAKRKAG; encoded by the coding sequence ATGACGCCTTCACCTATGACTGCCCTCACAGACGTTTTCACCGAACCCAGCGACGTCGACCCGGAAACGCTCAACAATCTGGGTCCTTTGCGGCGGCTGGCTGGGCGCTGGCGCGCACGCAAAGGGGTCGACCTCAACCCGAAGGCGGACGGTCCGGAGCGGCGCGTGTTCATCGAGACCATCGACTTCCAGGCGATCGATCCGCAGACCAACGGGCCGCAGTTGCTCTACGGCCTGCGCTACCACATCCACATCACGACCGAGGAGGAGGACATCACCTTCCACGATCAGGTCGGCTATTGGCTCTGGGAGCCGGCGACCGGCCTCGTCATGCAGACCATCGCCATTCCCCGCGGGCAAGTCGCCCTCGCGGCGGGCCAGACGACACCCGATTCCGACGAGATCGTCGTGACGGCGACCCGTGGGCAGACCGGATACGGCATCTGCTCGACAACCTTTCTGGAGCAGGCGTTCCGCACGGACACCTACAAGATCACGATTACCTTCCATCCGGACGGGAGCTGGAGCTATGTGACCGATACCGAACTGCTGGTGCATGGCCGGGACACACCTTTTGCTCATCAGGACCGAAACACGCTCCATCGGGTCGGTGAGGCGAGGCCCAATCCCCTGGCGTTGATTTTAGCCAAGCGGAAGGCAGGTTGA
- the repB gene encoding plasmid partitioning protein RepB → MTGKKSVLGRLMPQVAAASATDQPLPAFPNLIADDRHHDGRPMVRLAGEGEQSTTQDIPSNPVQDSSGPASHQPNAITHSERKREWGINRASGAALSKLTESLAVENELKAAKEQLEAGQIIVDLDPQQLDSSFVRDRMEISDEAIGELAALIREQGQIVPILVRPHPTAAERYQIAYGHRRAKAAERLGIKVKATIRKLTDEELVIAQGQENNARVDLTFIERARFFIALNSKGFKRKVIREALSVNEGDLSSLIAVGSRIPIDIIEAIGPAPAIGRPRWRALMELLQEQSAVKRARQALGEDGIKVLPSDERFRAVIERLQKKEAPKTQIWEDPKGRPLANIVFTDTKCTLRIDQRQEPDFAKFLVSRLSELYREFEQQKAE, encoded by the coding sequence ATGACCGGTAAGAAATCCGTTCTGGGAAGACTCATGCCTCAAGTTGCTGCAGCATCAGCAACCGACCAGCCTTTACCTGCTTTCCCGAACCTGATCGCGGACGATCGTCATCACGACGGGCGTCCTATGGTGAGACTTGCGGGAGAGGGAGAACAATCCACGACGCAGGACATCCCGTCGAATCCTGTCCAGGACTCATCGGGACCAGCTTCTCATCAACCTAACGCCATCACTCATTCCGAACGGAAGAGAGAATGGGGGATTAATCGCGCCAGCGGAGCCGCTCTAAGCAAGCTCACCGAATCTCTGGCAGTCGAAAACGAATTAAAAGCGGCAAAAGAGCAGCTCGAGGCCGGACAGATCATTGTCGATCTCGATCCGCAGCAGCTCGATAGTTCCTTCGTCCGAGATAGGATGGAGATTTCTGACGAGGCCATCGGCGAGCTTGCTGCTCTTATAAGAGAGCAAGGCCAGATTGTACCCATTCTCGTTCGTCCTCATCCGACTGCCGCGGAACGCTACCAAATCGCCTACGGCCACCGGCGCGCCAAGGCAGCCGAACGGCTCGGAATAAAGGTCAAGGCTACTATCCGTAAGTTGACTGACGAAGAGCTGGTCATTGCTCAGGGGCAGGAAAACAACGCTCGCGTCGATCTAACTTTCATCGAAAGAGCCCGCTTCTTTATCGCCCTTAATTCCAAAGGCTTTAAGCGGAAGGTCATTCGTGAGGCCCTCTCCGTCAATGAAGGCGATCTGTCCTCTCTCATCGCCGTGGGATCTCGGATTCCCATCGATATCATTGAGGCGATCGGACCCGCCCCAGCGATCGGACGTCCACGGTGGCGTGCTCTTATGGAGCTGCTTCAAGAGCAGTCGGCGGTGAAACGCGCCCGTCAGGCTCTGGGAGAGGACGGCATCAAAGTCTTGCCTTCTGACGAACGCTTTCGAGCCGTGATTGAGCGACTGCAGAAGAAGGAAGCGCCTAAAACCCAAATCTGGGAAGATCCCAAGGGGCGGCCACTTGCAAACATCGTCTTCACCGATACCAAATGCACCCTTCGGATCGACCAGCGTCAGGAGCCTGATTTCGCGAAATTCCTGGTCTCTAGGCTCTCGGAGCTATACCGCGAATTTGAGCAGCAAAAGGCCGAATGA
- the repA gene encoding plasmid partitioning protein RepA: protein MAVPQLKVDAPRVEALASPPAPKVDDAYIDMHAKALSEALHQQRLALYPPVAQKTLRKFTSGEVAKLIGVDDGYLRQLALEEKGPLPETLPNGRRMYSLEEINALRTYLDQNARAGRRYLKHRSETERLQVISCVNFKGGSAKTTSAAHLAQYLALNGYRVLAIDLDPQASLSALHGYQPEFDVQPNETIYGSIRYDDEARHPSEIIRRTYIPGLDIIPGNLELMEFEHETPMALTKRRPGETKFFSRLTMALDEVADNYDVVVIDCPPQLGFLTLAALSASSSLLVTVHPQMLDVMSMSQFLTMTADLLRVVKGFGGTVEYDWMRYLVTRYEPGDGPQSGMVEYLRSLFPDSVLENPMLKSTAIADAGINKQTIYEVSRDQFTKSTYDRAIDAMNKVNAEIESLIKKTWGRA from the coding sequence GTGGCCGTTCCTCAGCTGAAAGTGGACGCCCCGCGGGTCGAAGCACTAGCATCTCCACCGGCACCCAAAGTCGACGATGCTTACATCGACATGCATGCCAAGGCTCTGTCCGAGGCTCTTCATCAGCAGCGCCTAGCCCTCTACCCGCCAGTTGCCCAGAAGACTCTCCGCAAGTTCACCTCTGGGGAGGTCGCCAAACTTATCGGGGTTGATGACGGGTACCTCCGACAACTAGCCTTAGAGGAAAAAGGGCCACTGCCTGAGACCCTGCCCAACGGTCGACGCATGTACTCGCTCGAAGAGATCAATGCCCTGCGTACCTATCTGGATCAGAACGCCCGGGCGGGGCGGCGGTATCTGAAACATCGATCCGAGACCGAGCGCCTTCAGGTTATATCGTGCGTCAACTTTAAGGGCGGCAGTGCCAAGACCACAAGCGCGGCCCACCTTGCTCAATACCTGGCTCTCAATGGGTACAGAGTCCTCGCAATTGACCTCGACCCGCAGGCTAGTCTGTCAGCTCTCCACGGTTACCAACCCGAATTCGACGTTCAGCCGAACGAGACCATTTACGGCTCGATCCGCTATGACGACGAGGCGCGCCATCCGAGCGAGATCATCCGACGTACCTACATTCCGGGCCTCGATATTATCCCTGGTAATCTCGAGTTGATGGAGTTCGAACACGAAACTCCAATGGCCCTCACCAAGCGCCGACCGGGAGAAACCAAGTTCTTCTCCCGACTGACGATGGCGCTCGACGAGGTTGCTGACAACTATGATGTAGTTGTTATCGACTGCCCGCCCCAGCTCGGATTTCTTACGTTAGCAGCTCTCAGTGCCTCGTCCTCACTGCTCGTAACAGTTCATCCTCAGATGCTCGATGTGATGTCGATGTCTCAGTTCCTCACAATGACCGCAGACCTCCTAAGGGTGGTGAAGGGCTTCGGCGGCACCGTCGAGTACGATTGGATGAGATACCTCGTCACTCGTTATGAACCAGGCGACGGTCCACAAAGCGGAATGGTCGAGTATCTCCGGAGCCTCTTCCCGGATTCTGTCTTGGAAAACCCGATGCTGAAAAGCACCGCAATCGCTGACGCCGGTATCAACAAGCAGACGATCTACGAAGTCTCGCGAGACCAATTCACAAAATCGACCTACGACCGAGCAATCGACGCGATGAACAAGGTAAATGCTGAAATTGAGAGTCTAATCAAGAAGACATGGGGGAGGGCATAA
- a CDS encoding IS66 family transposase, translated as MNSPGGPTKPLSSRALRELVTDLAGKIERLEQDLSQLWTHNHALQHEVEQLRFDNSTLRRDNQALKDEIARLKHLPPRPPFKASGMDKATQPQPAKPGRRPGRGAKRDRVTREVTIRAEVPAGSRFKGYKTVVHRDLVLVAEVVRYKRERWVMPEGQTLIAPLPAGITGGFGPGVRRFCLALHTQGQVTTERLTDLLNGIGLAISKREVVRLLTTDLELFEQEDRAILQAGLTASPYLTVDDTGARHARRAAVTTQIGGERFCVFRTSRSKSRLNFLSLLRSGCDEYVVNEAALDYLRRQLVEATVIARLTKLQGQVFRSDLEWLEQLARCSINIFDRPLLQTLNEAATWGALRHHGLMANTVVVSDDAGQFRVATHALCWVHAERHLQKLMPASPKQAQAVELVREAIWCFYRSLKLWKQSPSPGGERAFRWQFDRIFGLRTGYKELDDLLARLARRKTELLRVLERPEIPLHTNASENDLRAWVIKRKISGGTMSADGRMARDVMLGLSKTCRKLGLAFFTYLGDRLGLNGDRPRIPPLADLIIRVA; from the coding sequence ATGAACTCGCCCGGTGGTCCCACCAAGCCCCTGTCCTCGAGGGCCCTACGCGAGCTGGTCACGGATCTGGCCGGCAAGATTGAGAGACTGGAGCAGGATCTCTCGCAGCTGTGGACCCACAATCACGCTCTGCAGCACGAGGTCGAACAGCTGCGTTTCGACAACAGCACCCTGCGCCGCGACAACCAAGCCCTGAAGGACGAGATCGCAAGGCTCAAGCACCTGCCGCCGCGCCCGCCCTTCAAAGCCTCCGGCATGGACAAAGCCACCCAGCCGCAGCCTGCCAAACCGGGACGACGCCCCGGCCGTGGTGCCAAACGGGATCGGGTCACCCGCGAGGTCACGATCCGGGCCGAAGTGCCAGCCGGCTCGCGCTTCAAAGGCTACAAGACCGTGGTGCACCGGGATCTGGTGCTGGTTGCCGAGGTGGTGCGCTACAAGCGGGAACGCTGGGTGATGCCCGAGGGCCAGACCCTCATTGCGCCGCTGCCGGCCGGCATCACCGGCGGGTTCGGTCCCGGCGTGCGCCGGTTCTGCCTCGCCTTGCACACGCAAGGCCAGGTCACCACCGAACGCCTGACTGATCTGCTCAACGGCATCGGCCTGGCGATCTCCAAGCGCGAGGTCGTGCGCCTGCTCACAACCGATCTGGAGCTGTTCGAACAGGAAGACCGCGCGATCCTGCAAGCCGGCCTGACCGCCTCGCCGTACCTCACCGTTGATGACACCGGCGCACGTCATGCTCGCCGTGCCGCGGTGACCACCCAGATCGGCGGTGAGCGATTTTGCGTCTTTCGCACCAGCCGGTCGAAATCGCGCCTGAACTTCCTGTCGCTGCTGCGGTCCGGCTGTGACGAGTATGTCGTCAACGAAGCCGCGCTGGATTATTTGCGCCGGCAGCTGGTCGAGGCCACCGTGATCGCCCGCTTGACCAAGCTCCAGGGCCAGGTGTTCCGCTCGGATCTGGAATGGCTGGAACAGCTGGCGCGGTGCTCGATCAACATCTTCGACCGGCCCCTGCTCCAAACCTTGAACGAAGCCGCCACCTGGGGGGCGCTCCGGCATCACGGGCTGATGGCCAACACCGTCGTGGTCTCTGACGATGCCGGCCAGTTTCGGGTGGCCACGCACGCCCTGTGCTGGGTTCATGCCGAGCGGCACCTGCAAAAACTGATGCCGGCCTCGCCCAAGCAGGCCCAGGCGGTGGAGTTGGTCCGCGAGGCGATTTGGTGCTTTTACCGCAGCCTGAAGCTGTGGAAGCAAAGCCCCTCGCCAGGTGGGGAGCGGGCCTTCCGGTGGCAGTTTGACCGGATCTTTGGCCTGCGCACGGGCTACAAGGAGCTCGACGACTTGCTGGCCCGCCTGGCGCGGAGGAAGACCGAACTGCTGCGGGTGCTCGAGCGGCCCGAGATCCCGCTGCACACCAATGCCTCCGAGAACGACCTGCGCGCCTGGGTGATCAAGCGCAAGATCTCCGGCGGCACCATGAGTGCGGATGGCCGCATGGCGCGTGATGTGATGCTGGGGCTGTCGAAGACCTGCCGCAAGCTCGGGCTGGCGTTCTTCACCTATCTCGGGGACAGACTGGGACTGAATGGGGATCGGCCAAGGATCCCGCCGCTCGCCGACCTCATCATCAGAGTAGCCTGA
- a CDS encoding Crp/Fnr family transcriptional regulator: MVQLKQSFLRNRLLRALALEDFALVGPHLEQVMLPRGKVLIEPNQPIEHVIFPESGVASVVALNSDSRPVEIGIVGREGLVGPSIVLGVDRTPHQSFFQMEGAGYQIPIRHMIRALEASPCLHDLLLRYIHVLMVQTAATAMSNGDSVLSERMARWLLMCHDRVDSDELALTHEFLSLMLAVRRPGVTEAIHLLEGTGIIKARRAHITILDRERLEETAGDSYGVPEAEYERLIPMPDGSGASHVRLPGL, from the coding sequence GTGGTTCAACTCAAGCAGTCCTTTCTGCGCAATCGTCTGCTCCGGGCCTTGGCCCTGGAGGATTTCGCGCTCGTCGGGCCACATCTGGAGCAGGTCATGCTGCCGAGAGGCAAGGTCTTGATCGAGCCAAACCAGCCTATTGAGCACGTCATCTTCCCCGAGAGTGGCGTCGCGTCAGTGGTGGCCCTCAATTCCGACAGCCGGCCGGTCGAGATCGGCATTGTGGGCCGGGAGGGGCTCGTGGGTCCGTCCATCGTTCTTGGGGTTGACCGCACCCCGCACCAGAGCTTCTTCCAGATGGAGGGTGCCGGGTATCAGATCCCGATCCGGCACATGATCCGGGCGCTTGAGGCCAGCCCATGCCTGCACGATCTCCTTTTGCGTTACATCCACGTGCTGATGGTACAGACCGCCGCCACGGCCATGTCGAATGGCGATAGTGTGCTCAGTGAGCGGATGGCCCGTTGGCTGCTGATGTGCCATGACCGGGTGGACAGCGACGAACTGGCGCTCACGCACGAGTTCCTGTCGCTGATGCTGGCCGTGCGTCGCCCCGGCGTGACGGAAGCCATCCACCTGCTGGAGGGGACGGGCATCATCAAGGCCCGACGAGCCCACATCACAATCCTGGACCGGGAGCGGCTCGAGGAGACGGCTGGCGACAGCTACGGCGTGCCGGAGGCAGAGTATGAGCGTCTGATCCCGATGCCTGACGGGTCAGGTGCCAGCCACGTCAGGCTGCCGGGCCTGTGA
- a CDS encoding response regulator — translation MYVTVHSKAGTLTMNGIYSRPRPVVLLVDDDPLLRFFASDLLDDAGFEVIETGSADEAVMWLEVRDDVRVILTDIHMPGSLNGLDLAHLVHRRWPGILVLVVSGVARPSVAELPGGGRFVAKPYEGSTLLHHLREMIASAP, via the coding sequence TTGTACGTTACCGTACACTCGAAAGCGGGCACTCTCACCATGAACGGCATATATTCACGTCCTCGTCCTGTCGTTCTCCTGGTGGACGATGACCCGCTGCTGCGGTTCTTCGCATCCGACCTGCTGGACGACGCCGGCTTTGAGGTCATCGAGACGGGCAGTGCCGACGAGGCTGTCATGTGGCTTGAGGTGCGAGACGACGTGCGGGTGATCCTGACCGACATCCACATGCCGGGTTCTCTCAATGGGCTTGATCTCGCCCATCTGGTTCATCGCCGCTGGCCCGGGATCCTCGTCCTTGTAGTCTCCGGAGTTGCGAGGCCAAGTGTGGCTGAGCTCCCCGGGGGCGGACGATTCGTCGCCAAGCCTTACGAGGGCAGTACCCTTCTTCATCATCTGCGTGAGATGATC
- a CDS encoding IS6 family transposase — protein sequence MSTTSNPYRGYRFPAEIINQAVWLYHCFSLSLRDVELILAARGIIVSYETIRAWSMRFGRAHAKTLKRRRPKPGDKWFLDEVFVRIRGKLHYLWRAVDQHGNVLDVLVQSRRDTKAAKRFFRKLLKGLCYTPRVIVTDKLGSYGAAKREILPGVEHRQSRYLNNRCEVSHQPTRRRERHMRRFQSVRQAQQFLATHAPIHNHFQLRRHRLSASEHRAARDRAFATWRDATGIALT from the coding sequence ATGAGCACCACGTCCAACCCGTACCGCGGCTACCGCTTTCCGGCTGAAATCATCAACCAGGCGGTCTGGTTGTATCACTGCTTCAGCCTGAGCCTACGTGACGTTGAGCTGATCTTGGCGGCGCGAGGCATCATCGTCAGCTACGAGACCATCCGCGCGTGGAGCATGCGGTTCGGACGGGCCCACGCAAAGACTCTCAAGAGGCGGCGGCCGAAACCTGGCGACAAATGGTTTCTGGACGAGGTGTTCGTCCGCATCCGCGGCAAACTGCACTACCTCTGGCGAGCTGTTGATCAGCACGGCAACGTGCTCGACGTCCTGGTCCAGAGCCGCCGCGACACGAAGGCGGCGAAGCGCTTCTTTCGCAAGCTGCTGAAGGGTTTGTGCTACACGCCCAGAGTCATCGTGACGGACAAACTTGGCTCCTATGGCGCTGCCAAACGCGAGATCCTGCCGGGTGTTGAACATCGGCAGAGCCGATACCTGAACAACCGCTGTGAAGTCTCGCACCAACCAACCCGACGACGTGAGCGCCACATGCGGCGGTTCCAGTCAGTCCGGCAGGCCCAGCAGTTTCTCGCCACTCATGCTCCGATCCACAATCACTTCCAGCTCCGCCGTCATCGCCTCTCCGCCAGTGAGCACCGGGCTGCGCGGGATCGCGCCTTCGCTACGTGGCGCGATGCGACTGGTATTGCCCTCACGTAG
- a CDS encoding IS256 family transposase — MTNAKDKPAAAAIKDLLSQSPDGLREIVRAVMQEMLEAEMTDALQAEKGERTAARLGYRSGYYTRTLVTRVGKLELRVPQDRDGRFSTELFERYQRSEQALVATLAEMYVQGVSTRKVKAITEELCGHSFSASAISAINKRLDESLAQFASRRLEEPFPYLILDARYEKVREGGIVASQAVLIAVGIDWDGRRQILGVEMANRESHSVWKTFLLGLRERGLSGVELVVADDHAGPRDAIREVLSEAAYQRCYVHFLRNALDHLPRKADDDCLQELRWLYDRRSVEEARRDLAAWVGKWEARYPRLVAWAEETIEETFTFYRLPRQHHKHLKSTNMLERLNEEIRRRTYVVRIFPNAASCCRLVRALTVETHENWLEAHRYLNMEDLKEHKKDQLREAA; from the coding sequence ATGACCAATGCGAAGGATAAACCTGCTGCCGCTGCCATCAAGGACCTTCTGAGCCAGAGCCCGGACGGGCTGCGCGAGATTGTCCGCGCCGTCATGCAGGAGATGCTCGAAGCCGAGATGACCGACGCACTCCAGGCCGAGAAGGGCGAGCGCACTGCAGCCCGCCTCGGCTACCGCTCCGGCTACTACACCCGCACCCTGGTGACCCGCGTCGGCAAGCTCGAGCTGCGCGTGCCGCAGGACCGGGACGGCCGCTTCTCCACCGAGCTGTTCGAGCGCTATCAGCGCTCCGAGCAGGCGCTGGTGGCCACCCTGGCCGAGATGTACGTCCAGGGGGTCTCCACCCGCAAGGTGAAGGCGATCACCGAGGAGCTGTGCGGCCACAGCTTCTCGGCCTCGGCGATCTCGGCCATCAACAAGCGCCTGGACGAGAGCCTGGCTCAGTTCGCCTCGCGCCGGCTCGAGGAGCCGTTCCCCTACCTGATCCTGGATGCGCGCTACGAGAAGGTGCGCGAGGGCGGCATCGTTGCCTCGCAGGCGGTGCTGATTGCGGTGGGCATCGACTGGGACGGGCGGCGCCAGATCCTGGGCGTCGAGATGGCCAACCGGGAAAGCCACTCTGTCTGGAAGACCTTTCTGCTGGGCCTGCGCGAGCGCGGGCTGTCCGGCGTGGAGCTGGTGGTGGCCGACGACCATGCCGGCCCGAGAGACGCCATCCGCGAGGTGCTGAGTGAGGCCGCATATCAGCGCTGCTATGTGCACTTCCTCAGGAATGCGCTCGATCATCTGCCGCGCAAGGCCGACGATGACTGCCTGCAGGAGCTGCGCTGGCTGTACGACCGGCGCTCGGTCGAGGAGGCCCGACGCGATCTGGCGGCCTGGGTTGGCAAGTGGGAGGCGCGCTACCCGCGCCTGGTGGCCTGGGCCGAGGAGACGATCGAGGAGACCTTCACCTTCTACCGGCTGCCGCGCCAGCACCATAAGCACCTCAAGAGCACCAACATGCTCGAGCGCCTGAACGAGGAGATCCGGCGACGCACCTATGTGGTGCGGATCTTTCCCAATGCAGCCTCATGCTGCCGGCTGGTGCGGGCGCTGACGGTGGAGACGCATGAGAACTGGCTTGAGGCGCACCGCTACCTCAACATGGAGGACCTGAAGGAGCACAAGAAGGATCAACTCCGCGAAGCCGCTTAG